One segment of Hippopotamus amphibius kiboko isolate mHipAmp2 chromosome 4, mHipAmp2.hap2, whole genome shotgun sequence DNA contains the following:
- the LOC130852230 gene encoding serine/arginine-rich splicing factor 3-like: MHRDSCPLDCKGYVGNLGNNGNKTELERAFGYYGPLRSVWVTRNPPGFAFVECEDPRDAADAVRELDGRTLCGCRVRVELSNGEKRSRNRGPPPSWGRRPRDDYRRRSPPLRRRSPRRRRFSRSRSRSLSRDRSRERSLSRERNHKPFRSFSRSRSRSRSNERK, translated from the coding sequence ATGCATCGTGATTCCTGTCCGTTGGACTGTAAGGGTTATGTAGGTAATCTTGGAAACAATGGTAACAAGACTGAATTGGAACGagcttttggctattatggaCCACTCCGAAGTGTGTGGGTTACTAGAAACCCTCCCGGCTTTGCTTTTGTTGAATGTGAAGATCCGCGAGATGCAGCGGATGCTGTCCGAGAGCTAGATGGGAGAACACTATGCGGCTGCCGAGTAAGAGTGGAACTGTCGAATGGTGAAAAGAGAAGTCGAAATCGTGGCCCACCTCCTTCTTGGGGTCGTCGCCCTCGAGATGATTATCGGAGGAGGAGTCCTCCACTTCGCCGCAGATCTCCAAGACGGAGACGCTTCTCCCGAAGCCGGAGCAGGTCCCTTTCTAGAGATAGGAGCAGAGAGAGATCACTGTCCCGGGAGAGAAATCATAAGCCGTTCCGATCTTTCTCTAGGTCTCGTAGCCGATCTAGGtcaaatgaaaggaaatag